From the genome of Nitrospirota bacterium:
GTCTGGCCAAACAACATCCCCTCTCCAAGCGAACCTCCATTATGCGGGCAGATGTTTGAAATCGCATAAACCTGATTCAAAATGTTGAAAAGCGCAATTTCCAGTCCGTTAATTTCAATGATTTTTTTACCGCCGGGGGGAAGATTAGACGTTTTTAGGACTTTAACAAAAGGCATTCTGAAGATTCTG
Proteins encoded in this window:
- a CDS encoding Rieske (2Fe-2S) protein, with product MPFVKVLKTSNLPPGGKKIIEINGLEIALFNILNQVYAISNICPHNGGSLGEGMLFGQTLLCPLHFWKFNVVTGKSSNQPAYRVETYPVKIEEETIFLDLPDEDPDEE